The following is a genomic window from Hallerella porci.
AAAAGTGCAAACAAAAAAGCAGGCGTTTAACCTGCTTCTTTTCGTAAAGAATTCAATTACTTCACCAAAATTTTTTCGATTTCCACAATGTAAAATGTGTGGTAATCTTCGGCGGCGTAATCCTTTGTTAAAATAGATTTGTCGAGGAAACTTTCTTTGTCGTATGGCTGCGCAAAAAGTTTGCGGCAAACGAGAACCATCCGCGCTTCATCAAAATAGGGAACTTGATTTTCGTGCGCAACGGTAAAATGACATTCAGCGATTTTGTCTACGTCCTTCCCCGAATTGCGCCCGCAGAAAGCGAGTTCTTTGCGGTAGCTTTCGTCAAAGAAGCAAAGCGAAAGATGCTCTTCGGCATCGACGAGAGTTTTTGTAAAACGTTGCGGACGGATGGCGATATAGGCGACGGGCTTGTGCCACATAATGCCGAGACCGCCCCAAGATGCGGTCATCATATTGACTTTTCCAGCGTGTTCCGCAGTGATTAAAGTCCATTCTTTATCAAACAGATGAAACGGATTATCGCGGAGTTCTTCGGGAGAAATTTCGTGAAATATAGCCATAAGAATTTTTTGTTAAAGTGAATGTTTACGGCGAATTACCGCATTCTTAAAACTAAAAAATAAAATGGAAATGGAAAAAATTCTGCGGGCGAAAAGATTATAAATGTTCCGCTAAAATTTTGCAGCCGATTGTGAGGAGCACAATTCCGCCGGCGATTTCCGCCCATTTTGCCGATAAATTTTTCCCGACTTTTTTTCCAAAATTGACGCCGATTTCCGAAGCGAGAAAAGCGACGATTCCGATGACGGCTGACGTCCACGCAATTTCGTGTCCGATGAGTCCAAAAGAAAGTCCGACGGCGAGGGCGTCTAAACTCGTTGCAACCGCTAACGCCGTTACCGTTTTCAAATTCAATTTTTTTGTAAAAGTCTGCTCTTCGCCTCCGCGGGCAGCTTCCCAAATCATCCGCACACCGAGAAAACACAAAAGCCCAAAAGCAATCCAATGGTCGATGGCGCCGATAAGTTCCGCTAAAAATTTCCCGCAAAAAGCTCCAGCTAAGGTCATTCCCGCTTGGAAAATTCCAAAAAAGAGTCCGATTTTGAAAATTTCAGCTTGAGAAGTTTCTTTGCGGCAAAGTCCGATGGAAAGAGAAACCGCTAAACAGTCAATTGCGAGGGCGCAGGCGATCAAAAAAACGCTGATCAAATCCATCGGTTTGCGTTATCCTATAAAAAAAGTTAATTTGAAAGTGTCACAATAATAGAAATGTTGAGTGCCTATGAAACGTTATCAGTCTCTTTTGATTACAGGTGCAAGTTCCGGCATCGGCAAAGCAATAGCCTACGCTCTAGCTCCCCAAGCAGAACAAGTCGTTCTCGTCGCCCGTAGAACCGACAAGTTAGAAGCGCTTGCGTCCGATCTTTCTGTGCGTTTTGGCGTTCAAGCTTATGCGTTAAGCGCCGACCTTTCTGAAAGCGGGGACGCCGAAAAAGTTTTCGAAAAGACGATTGAACTCACCGGACGCCCGCCTGATATTTTGGTCAACGATGCCGGTGCGGGCTTCTGCGGAAATGCAGCGGAAATTTCTGCGGCTGCCGAATGCAAAATGGTAACTCTCAACATCGAAAGTTTAATGGTGCTTTCCAAGCTTGCGCTCAAAACGATGAATGCGCGTCGCAAAGGCGTCATCTTAAATGTCGCAAGTCTCGGCGGATTTCAACCGGGACCGTATATGGCGGCATATTTTGCGAGTAAAGCGTTTGTCCTTTCTTATAGTCAAGCGCTCGCCGAAGAAGCGAAGCCTTACCATGTCCGCGTTCTCACACTCTGTCCGGGTTCTGTCGATACAGCGTTCCATTTTCTCGCGGGATCAAAACGCGGATTTTTGCGCAAGTTCTGGAGTTCTTCCCCCGAGCAAGTCGCTTGGGAATCGGTTCGTGCGATTCTTCTCGGATTTCCGGATGTCATTATTCCGGGATTTGCGAACAAAGCGATTGTCTTTGCCGAACGCATTTTGCCACGCCGACTTGTCATCGCATTAACGGGAAAACTTTTAAAACCGCGCGACGAATAAATTCGCAGACTATATAAATGATCACGAATTATTTTGGAAACTATCAAAATTTTGTATGAAAAAAAATGCAGAATAAAAAATGGAAAATCGGAATCGTTCTTTTCTTCGCGTTTGTTTCAATGCTTTTTGCCGCGGATTTGATTTCACTTCCGAAGCTAACTCCTGAAAATCGCGCAAAGGCTGCCGAGATTTACGACGAAGAATGTTATGCGTGTCATCGGTGGACAAGAAACTTCGCAGGCCCCGAAATGAAAGGGAATATCGCCCGTTACTTTGGAAAACCCGATTCTCTCATCGCCTATTTAAAAGACCCGCAGCCCATCCATCCGGACAAATATCGTCCCATGGAAATTCGAAAACTTTCCGATGCCGAAGCCGCTTTAATGGTCGCGTGGCTCTTTTCTTTACTTCAAGATTCGACGGCGATAGACCGCCCAAAATAACCCGCAAAATATCCCAAAAGGATGCATTTCGTCTAAATTCATCGCAATTTTGTCGAAATTTTACGATTTTTTGCGGGCGCATTTGCGTTTTTTCTTGTATATTAAAAAACGACGCAAACAAAGCGCTATTGAAATCGGAGATTTTATGGCAGAAGATTTACAAAACCTGATTGATCGCATTCAAAACGAAGCTGTTGCAAAGGCAGACGCTCAGTCCGCAGAAATTATTGCAAAGGCTCAAGCAAAGGCCGCAAGCATTGTCAAAGATGCCGAAGCACAAGCGAAGGCAAATTTGGAAAAAGCCGACAAGGATGCCGAAGTTTATGCAGAACGCAGCAAAAAAGCTTTGGAGCAAGCTGCTCGCGATGTTCTCATTTCGGTGGGCCGCAGCTTAGAATCGATGGTAAACGGAATCCTTTCCCTTCAGGTCGAAAAGAATCTTTCCGACGCAACCGTGAAAGAAATGCTTCTCGCTCTCGCAAAGAATTATGCTTCTTCCGAAACCGAAGTCGTCTTCTCGGATGCAGATAAAGCAAAACTCACTTCTTTTGCTACAGGTGAATTTGCAAAGGCTCTCGGGGCAGGCGTTCAGGTTTCCAGCGATTCCGGAGTCAAGTTTGGTTTCCGTCTGAAATTGGACGGTGGCAAAGTTTCTCACGAATTTACTTCCCAGTCGATCGCTGCAGCTCTCTCGGCACTCGTTCGCCCAGAAATCGCAAAGGTCGTTTCTGACGTGGCACAGGGAAAATAATCCATGAGCAATGCCGTTTACATTACCGCGTCGCTTCCGTTTTTGAAGTTCGGAGATACTCCTCCGTTCTCGATTGCGGATCTTCGCAATCGTTGCTCGGCGGTCATGACCGAAGAAGAACTCGCTACGTTCGACGCCCTGGTGAACGGGGAAGAATGCGACGATCCTTTTGTTTCGGCTTATATGGCTCATGAGATTCAACTGAAAAATGTGGTGGGGCACGCACGTGCTGCAGCTTGGGGACCCGAAGTGCGTTTTACAGAACGCCAATTCCCCGGCTACGATGTCACATTTGCCAAGATGGTTTCGGATGCATTTGCAAAACCGAATCCGTTAGACCGTGAACAGGATTTGGACCGCGCTCGTTTTTGGCTGGTCGATGAACTTGCCCGCGGAGAAGATTCGATGGCTGCGGTCTACGCATTTGCCATCAAACTGAAAATCTGTGAACGGTGGTCTCGGATTTCCGCAGAAGCGGGGAATGCTGCCGTCCTAAAAGTGATTAATGATAACGATCCTGCGTATAAGCAGGAAAGACCGGAGGTCTAACTTTCAATGGCTACAATCGGTAAAATTGTCGGTGTGAACGGAAACCTTATCCGTGTCGCATTCGAAGGTGCAGTCGCACAAAACGAAGTGGGTTTTGCGAAACTTTCTTCGGGCGTGGAATTAAAAAGCGAAGTGATTCGTATTCGTGGCGATTACGCAGAACTTCAGGTTTTTGAAGATACGACAGGCCTCAAAGCGGGCGACGAAGTGAGCTTTACAGGCGAATTGCTCTCTGTAGAACTCGGTCCGGGTCTTTTGACTCAAGTGTTTGATGGTTTGCAGAATCCGCTGCCAAAACTCGCAGAAGAATGCGGATTTTTCTTGCAACGCGGTAAATATCTGCCAGCGCTTCCGCGCGATCTCAAGTGGGCTTTTACTCCGGTGGCAAAGCCGGGCGATAAAGTTACCGGCGGCGATACTCTCGGTACAGTTCCCGAAGGCATTTTCAAGCACCGCATTATGGTGCCGTTCAAGTTCCGCGATGTTTTGACTGTCGAAAGTGTTGTTCCGGCTGGCGAGCATGTCGTGGAAGATGTTATCGCTGTTTTGAAAGACGAAAATGGCAAAAATATCGAAGTCAAGATGTATCAGACTTGGCCGGTCAAGATTCCGATTAAGAATTACGAAGAACGTTTGCGTCCATCGAAGCCGCTCACGATGCAGCAGAGAATTATCGATACATTCTTCCCGGTGATGCAAGGCGGTACATTCTGCACGCCGGGTCCTTTCGGCGCTGGCAAAACCGTTCTGCAACAGTTGATGAGCCGTTACGCAGACGTGGACATTGTGATTTTGACTGCTTGCGGTGAACGTGCTGGTGAAGTGGTGGAAACCCTCCGCGAATTCCCAGAACTCATTGACCCGAGAACGGGCAAGAGTTTGATGGAACGTACCTTGATCATTTGTAATACTTCTTCGATGCCGGTGGCGGCTCGTGAAGCTTCGGTTTATACCGGCGTGACCTTGGCAGAATATTATCGTCAAATGGGTTTGAACGTCTTGCTCCTTGCAGACTCGACTTCGCGTTGGGCACAGGCTCTCCGTGAAATGAGCGGTCGTTTGGAAGAAATTCCGGGCGAAGAAGCTTTCCCGGCTTACTTGGAATCGGTGATCGCTTCGTTCTACGAACGCGGTGGCGTTGTCCGTTTGAAAGATGGTTCTACAGGTTCTGTGACGATCGGCGGTTCTGTTTCACCGGCTGGCGGTAACTTCGAAGAACCGGTGACGCAGGCTACCTTGAAGGTGGTGGGCGCATTCCTCGGCCTTTCGCGTGAACGTTCTGACCAACGTCGTTTCCCGGCAATTCACCCGCTCGATTCTTGGTCGAAGTACGAAGGCATTATCGATTCGAAGAAAGTGGAAGAAGCTCGCCACATCCTCGCTAGCGGTAACGATGTGAACCAGATGATGAAGGTCGTGGGCGAAGAAG
Proteins encoded in this region:
- a CDS encoding flavin reductase, whose amino-acid sequence is MAIFHEISPEELRDNPFHLFDKEWTLITAEHAGKVNMMTASWGGLGIMWHKPVAYIAIRPQRFTKTLVDAEEHLSLCFFDESYRKELAFCGRNSGKDVDKIAECHFTVAHENQVPYFDEARMVLVCRKLFAQPYDKESFLDKSILTKDYAAEDYHTFYIVEIEKILVK
- a CDS encoding manganese efflux pump MntP, which encodes MDLISVFLIACALAIDCLAVSLSIGLCRKETSQAEIFKIGLFFGIFQAGMTLAGAFCGKFLAELIGAIDHWIAFGLLCFLGVRMIWEAARGGEEQTFTKKLNLKTVTALAVATSLDALAVGLSFGLIGHEIAWTSAVIGIVAFLASEIGVNFGKKVGKNLSAKWAEIAGGIVLLTIGCKILAEHL
- a CDS encoding SDR family NAD(P)-dependent oxidoreductase; the protein is MKRYQSLLITGASSGIGKAIAYALAPQAEQVVLVARRTDKLEALASDLSVRFGVQAYALSADLSESGDAEKVFEKTIELTGRPPDILVNDAGAGFCGNAAEISAAAECKMVTLNIESLMVLSKLALKTMNARRKGVILNVASLGGFQPGPYMAAYFASKAFVLSYSQALAEEAKPYHVRVLTLCPGSVDTAFHFLAGSKRGFLRKFWSSSPEQVAWESVRAILLGFPDVIIPGFANKAIVFAERILPRRLVIALTGKLLKPRDE
- a CDS encoding c-type cytochrome, coding for MQNKKWKIGIVLFFAFVSMLFAADLISLPKLTPENRAKAAEIYDEECYACHRWTRNFAGPEMKGNIARYFGKPDSLIAYLKDPQPIHPDKYRPMEIRKLSDAEAALMVAWLFSLLQDSTAIDRPK
- a CDS encoding ATPase, producing the protein MAEDLQNLIDRIQNEAVAKADAQSAEIIAKAQAKAASIVKDAEAQAKANLEKADKDAEVYAERSKKALEQAARDVLISVGRSLESMVNGILSLQVEKNLSDATVKEMLLALAKNYASSETEVVFSDADKAKLTSFATGEFAKALGAGVQVSSDSGVKFGFRLKLDGGKVSHEFTSQSIAAALSALVRPEIAKVVSDVAQGK
- a CDS encoding V-type ATP synthase subunit A produces the protein MATIGKIVGVNGNLIRVAFEGAVAQNEVGFAKLSSGVELKSEVIRIRGDYAELQVFEDTTGLKAGDEVSFTGELLSVELGPGLLTQVFDGLQNPLPKLAEECGFFLQRGKYLPALPRDLKWAFTPVAKPGDKVTGGDTLGTVPEGIFKHRIMVPFKFRDVLTVESVVPAGEHVVEDVIAVLKDENGKNIEVKMYQTWPVKIPIKNYEERLRPSKPLTMQQRIIDTFFPVMQGGTFCTPGPFGAGKTVLQQLMSRYADVDIVILTACGERAGEVVETLREFPELIDPRTGKSLMERTLIICNTSSMPVAAREASVYTGVTLAEYYRQMGLNVLLLADSTSRWAQALREMSGRLEEIPGEEAFPAYLESVIASFYERGGVVRLKDGSTGSVTIGGSVSPAGGNFEEPVTQATLKVVGAFLGLSRERSDQRRFPAIHPLDSWSKYEGIIDSKKVEEARHILASGNDVNQMMKVVGEEGTSIEDFILYLKSEYLDAVYLQQDAYHEIDAACSADRQKYVFERVYNILKTPMSFADKDSARGFFLKLTQMTKDWNRVAFGSDEFKSLENQISSSVAEVTKNV